Proteins from a genomic interval of Spiroplasma endosymbiont of Lonchoptera lutea:
- a CDS encoding IS3 family transposase (programmed frameshift), whose amino-acid sequence MGNKTSYSEEFKKQIVMLYKNDKSVINLGKEYNLPKPTIYSWIKNYNNSGSFKAKDNRTVEENELIYLRKENQQLRMENHIFKASSTDNREKITIINNNKNKYSVRKICKILGLLKSTYYYQTNKCTKFDVNNYEQEVISAFNKSRKIYGARKIKAVLIRKNIILSRRKIRFIMIKNNLVSKYTKLKYCNHKKTVNNDEINNVLNRQFNDKKPNEVVVSDLTYVQVGTKWHYICLLIDLFNREVIGYSAGPNKTAELVQQAFHKITRPLNKITLFHTDRGNEFKNKIIDEILITFKIKRSLSSKGCPYDNAVAEATYKTFKTEFINGKKFANLTQLKCELFDFVNWYNNIRIHGSLNYLTPVEFRKYQST is encoded by the exons ATGGGAAATAAAACCTCATACTCTGAAGAATTTAAAAAACAAATTGTAATGCTATACAAAAATGACAAAAGTGTTATTAATTTAGGGAAAGAATATAATTTACCAAAACCAACTATTTATAGTTGAATTAAAAATTATAATAATTCTGGGTCATTTAAAGCAAAAGATAATCGCACTGTCGAAGAAAATGAATTAATTTACTTGCGAAAAGAAAACCAACAATTACGAATGGAAAATCACATTT TTAAAGCAAGCAGCACTGATAATCGGGAAAAAATAACAATAATTAATAACAACAAAAATAAATATTCAGTGAGGAAAATATGTAAGATTTTAGGTTTACTAAAATCAACATATTATTATCAAACTAATAAATGCACCAAGTTTGATGTTAATAATTATGAACAAGAAGTTATCAGTGCATTTAATAAAAGTCGCAAGATTTATGGTGCTCGTAAAATTAAAGCTGTTTTAATAAGAAAAAATATCATTTTATCACGACGAAAAATCCGATTCATTATGATCAAAAATAATTTGGTTTCTAAATACACCAAGTTAAAATATTGTAATCATAAAAAAACAGTTAATAATGACGAAATTAATAATGTTTTAAATCGTCAATTTAATGACAAAAAACCAAATGAAGTTGTTGTTAGTGATTTAACATATGTTCAAGTTGGCACTAAATGACATTATATTTGTTTATTAATTGACTTGTTTAATCGCGAAGTAATTGGCTATAGTGCTGGACCAAATAAAACTGCTGAATTAGTTCAACAAGCTTTTCACAAGATAACACGACCATTAAATAAAATAACTTTATTTCATACTGATCGTGGTAATGAGTTTAAAAATAAAATTATTGATGAAATTTTAATAACCTTTAAAATTAAAAGATCATTAAGCTCCAAAGGATGCCCATATGATAATGCTGTTGCTGAAGCAACTTACAAAACCTTTAAAACCGAATTTATTAACGGTAAAAAATTTGCAAACTTAACACAACTAAAATGCGAACTATTTGATTTTGTTAATTGATATAACAATATTCGAATTCATGGCAGTTTAAATTATTTAACTCCCGTTGAATTTAGAAAATACCAGTCTACATAA
- a CDS encoding PTS transporter subunit EIIC produces MSSKLGFKQSLGSFWSNFKEKSQGVLQKLSKAFMLPIALLPIAGLFLGIGATIETLAKNADAEAWETFGTFLKMMGDVPFANLPVLFAISVAIAFTNDAGVAGLTALIGFLIFVVVIAVFMNQGVINYNYVLAYVDDAGKDQKIVVSLKELYTGKDLIPKLTAEFSKLLGGTLGGKPIDDTFYQVISSSETPINYNLWFWKGDLAVDNKLTTSILGIGPTLNSGVFGGIIVGALVAFLYNRFYLTELPSYISFFSGVKFVPIVVFFAVIPLAFIFILIWPPVGAAFNWFGRSSGTLPVGLDSLFFGLIERSLIPFGLHHVFYAPLWWSGAGGAISDFASTGDVANPLTLTAVGDQTGFMAVIADGKLTLQDMWGRGLRLGRFQAGKFPFMMFGLPAAAAAMALTVPKENRNTALGVYASAGLTSFLTGITEPLEFSFLFVAPWLFYGIHVPLAGISFMLMNVLQVKIGMTFSGGVLDWIIYGIVPSFSGQTTNWWVVPIVGAAYAAIYFFLFYFLILRFNIKIPGREAVDGQIHLFTKKDYQAAKSQSKNMSPIEDNIINDEKEKLKDKKSGKGIVTAEKILAALGGAENIENIDACASRLRVQVVDMNKVDAGELEILSTKPIKKSGKKQMAVVFGGQSDIWKNKIKEILYRSSSAENSKK; encoded by the coding sequence ATGTCGTCAAAGCTTGGATTTAAACAGTCTTTAGGCAGTTTTTGGAGTAACTTTAAAGAAAAAAGTCAAGGTGTTCTTCAAAAATTATCTAAAGCATTTATGTTGCCGATTGCGTTGTTACCAATTGCGGGATTATTTTTAGGAATTGGAGCAACAATTGAAACACTTGCTAAAAATGCTGATGCAGAAGCCTGAGAAACTTTTGGTACATTTTTAAAAATGATGGGTGATGTCCCATTTGCTAATTTACCAGTATTATTTGCAATTTCAGTTGCAATTGCTTTTACTAATGATGCGGGAGTTGCAGGTTTAACCGCATTAATTGGTTTTCTAATTTTTGTTGTTGTAATTGCTGTCTTTATGAATCAAGGGGTAATAAACTATAACTATGTTTTAGCATATGTTGATGATGCGGGTAAAGATCAGAAGATTGTAGTTTCATTAAAGGAATTATATACGGGAAAAGATTTAATACCAAAATTAACTGCTGAATTTAGTAAATTATTAGGAGGAACATTGGGCGGAAAACCAATTGATGATACTTTTTATCAAGTAATATCATCAAGTGAAACGCCGATTAACTATAATTTATGATTTTGAAAAGGTGATTTAGCAGTTGATAATAAATTAACGACATCAATTTTAGGTATTGGACCAACACTAAATTCAGGAGTATTTGGAGGAATTATTGTTGGGGCGTTAGTTGCTTTTCTTTACAATCGCTTTTATCTAACAGAATTACCTTCTTACATTAGTTTTTTTAGTGGCGTAAAATTTGTCCCAATTGTGGTATTCTTTGCTGTTATTCCCTTGGCGTTTATTTTTATTTTAATATGACCGCCAGTTGGGGCAGCATTTAATTGATTTGGGCGTTCATCGGGAACATTACCTGTGGGATTAGATTCATTATTTTTTGGATTAATTGAACGATCATTAATTCCTTTTGGATTGCATCATGTGTTTTATGCACCATTGTGATGATCTGGTGCTGGTGGAGCGATTAGTGACTTTGCTAGTACTGGGGATGTAGCTAATCCATTAACTTTAACAGCTGTTGGTGACCAAACAGGATTTATGGCAGTTATTGCTGATGGAAAATTAACATTGCAAGATATGTGAGGTCGGGGATTACGACTAGGGCGATTCCAAGCAGGTAAGTTTCCCTTTATGATGTTTGGATTGCCAGCAGCAGCAGCAGCAATGGCATTGACGGTACCTAAGGAAAATCGAAATACAGCATTAGGAGTATATGCTTCTGCTGGATTAACCAGTTTCTTAACAGGAATTACTGAACCGTTAGAATTTAGTTTCTTATTTGTGGCCCCGTGGTTATTTTATGGGATTCATGTGCCATTAGCGGGAATATCATTTATGTTAATGAATGTTTTACAAGTAAAAATTGGAATGACTTTCTCTGGTGGAGTATTAGACTGAATTATTTATGGAATTGTTCCAAGTTTTAGTGGTCAAACAACTAATTGATGAGTTGTACCAATTGTTGGTGCAGCCTATGCAGCGATTTATTTCTTCTTATTTTATTTCTTGATTTTACGATTTAATATTAAAATTCCGGGAAGAGAAGCTGTTGATGGGCAGATTCATTTATTTACAAAAAAAGATTATCAAGCAGCAAAAAGTCAATCTAAGAATATGTCGCCAATAGAAGATAATATTATTAATGATGAAAAAGAAAAACTTAAAGATAAGAAATCTGGAAAAGGAATTGTTACAGCAGAAAAAATATTAGCTGCTTTGGGCGGAGCAGAAAATATTGAAAATATTGATGCTTGTGCTTCAAGATTGCGAGTGCAAGTCGTTGATATGAATAAAGTTGATGCTGGCGAATTAGAAATTTTAAGTACTAAGCCTATTAAAAAGAGTGGTAAGAAGCAAATGGCTGTAGTTTTTGGTGGTCAATCAGATATTTGAAAAAATAAAATTAAGGAAATTTTGTATCGCTCTTCTTCCGCAGAAAATAGTAAAAAGTAA
- the leuS gene encoding leucine--tRNA ligase, protein MIYSHRALEKKWQEYWKNQQIFKTPSNMATKKTYILDMFPYPSGAGLHVGHLKGYIATDVMARFRKMQGYAVLHPIGWDAFGLPAEQYALKTKNNPVSFTLENINNFRHQLQRLGFSYDYNKEINTTNPNYYQWTQWIFSQIYKKGLVQLKWSDVNWCEKLGTVLANEEVLVIEGKMVSERGHYPVIKKPMQQWVLKITNYASRLLKGLDDLDWPNSVKELQRNWIGERLGALVDFKIQNSLEKISVFTTRLDTIFGVSAIILAPEHPLVVSLTIKNNEQQMNEYLSEVKMKTDLERQELNTDKQGVFTGSYALHPLTNELVPIWVADYVLYHYGTGAIMCVPAHSAEDYHLALKYNLPIKIVIENDNMKMPITGDGIHINSQFLNGLNNEQAISKIINVLEAKAIAKKHTTYKLRDWLFSRQRYWGEPFPIIFWDDGTTGLVDELDLPVMLPLTDNIVSTVNGQSPLANMVDFVNVTRNDGVKGKRDTNTMPQWAGSCWYYLAYILKQDDGSFIPLNSKTAFKLLEQWLPVDLYVGGQEHAVLHLLYARFWHQVLYDLKVVPTPEPFMKLVNQGMILGVDGEKMSKSKDNGVNPDDIIMTHGADALRVYEMFMGPLTASMPWNIQGIDGTRRWLDRIYRLVTEHLAWIIKNNDGQMDKIYHQTVFKVTTDLENLAFNTALSSLMVFVNACYKTKQIYLPYFLGFIKMLSLFAVHLAEELWLILAQESSVAVQKWPEYDAKYLVKDEVVVIIQVNGKLRGKLNVVPNLSQEEILKIIQNDDYLQKILYQYEIKQTIFVMNKIINFVTKVVDKHDD, encoded by the coding sequence ATGATTTATTCACATCGTGCTTTAGAAAAAAAGTGACAAGAGTATTGAAAAAATCAGCAAATATTTAAGACGCCTAGTAATATGGCAACTAAAAAAACTTATATTCTTGATATGTTTCCATATCCATCTGGTGCTGGATTACATGTTGGTCATTTAAAAGGTTATATTGCTACTGATGTAATGGCACGATTTCGTAAGATGCAAGGTTATGCTGTTTTGCATCCTATTGGTTGAGATGCGTTTGGTTTACCAGCTGAACAGTATGCTTTAAAAACAAAAAATAATCCTGTAAGTTTTACTTTGGAAAATATTAATAATTTTCGTCATCAATTGCAACGCTTAGGTTTTTCTTATGATTATAATAAAGAAATAAATACTACTAACCCTAATTATTATCAATGAACACAATGAATATTTTCACAAATTTATAAAAAAGGTTTAGTTCAATTAAAATGAAGTGATGTTAATTGATGTGAAAAATTAGGAACAGTTTTAGCTAATGAAGAGGTTTTAGTTATTGAAGGAAAAATGGTTTCTGAAAGAGGTCATTATCCGGTTATTAAAAAACCAATGCAGCAATGAGTTTTAAAAATAACTAATTACGCTTCAAGACTATTAAAAGGATTAGATGATTTAGATTGACCTAATTCCGTTAAAGAATTACAAAGAAATTGAATTGGTGAACGATTAGGGGCATTAGTGGATTTTAAAATTCAAAATTCATTAGAAAAAATTTCAGTTTTTACTACAAGGTTGGATACGATTTTTGGTGTTAGTGCTATTATTTTAGCACCAGAGCATCCATTAGTAGTTTCGCTTACTATTAAGAATAATGAGCAACAAATGAATGAGTATTTATCAGAAGTTAAAATGAAAACTGATTTAGAACGCCAAGAGTTAAATACTGATAAACAAGGGGTATTTACGGGTAGTTATGCGTTGCATCCGTTAACAAATGAATTAGTTCCGATTTGAGTTGCTGATTATGTGTTATATCATTATGGAACAGGAGCAATAATGTGTGTTCCCGCACATAGTGCTGAAGATTATCATTTAGCATTAAAATATAATTTACCAATAAAGATTGTTATTGAAAATGATAATATGAAAATGCCAATAACTGGTGATGGTATTCATATTAATTCTCAGTTTTTGAATGGACTAAATAATGAACAAGCCATTAGTAAAATTATTAATGTTTTGGAAGCAAAAGCAATCGCTAAAAAACATACAACTTATAAATTACGCGATTGATTGTTTTCGCGCCAAAGATATTGAGGTGAACCGTTTCCAATTATTTTTTGAGATGATGGTACCACTGGTTTAGTTGATGAGTTAGATTTACCGGTAATGTTACCATTAACAGATAATATTGTTTCAACAGTTAATGGTCAGTCGCCGTTGGCAAATATGGTTGATTTTGTTAATGTTACTAGAAATGATGGTGTTAAAGGTAAAAGAGATACAAATACAATGCCACAATGAGCAGGTAGTTGTTGATATTATTTAGCATATATTTTGAAACAAGATGATGGTAGTTTTATTCCCTTAAATAGTAAAACCGCGTTTAAATTATTGGAACAATGATTACCAGTTGATTTGTATGTTGGTGGTCAAGAACATGCGGTGTTGCATTTACTATATGCTCGATTTTGACATCAAGTATTGTATGATTTAAAAGTTGTTCCGACACCTGAACCTTTTATGAAACTTGTTAATCAAGGAATGATTTTAGGTGTTGATGGTGAAAAGATGTCAAAATCAAAAGATAATGGTGTCAATCCCGATGATATCATTATGACGCATGGTGCTGATGCTTTACGCGTTTATGAGATGTTTATGGGACCATTAACAGCATCAATGCCATGAAATATTCAAGGTATTGATGGTACAAGGAGATGATTAGATCGGATTTATCGTTTAGTAACTGAACATCTTGCTTGAATTATTAAAAATAATGATGGTCAAATGGATAAAATTTATCATCAAACAGTGTTTAAAGTAACTACTGATTTGGAAAATTTAGCTTTTAATACGGCGTTATCATCATTAATGGTTTTTGTTAATGCTTGTTATAAAACAAAGCAAATTTATTTACCTTATTTTTTAGGATTTATCAAAATGTTAAGTTTATTTGCTGTGCATTTAGCAGAAGAATTATGATTAATATTAGCCCAAGAAAGTAGTGTTGCTGTTCAAAAATGACCTGAATATGATGCTAAGTATTTAGTGAAAGATGAAGTTGTTGTTATTATTCAGGTTAATGGTAAATTACGAGGAAAATTAAATGTTGTGCCGAATTTATCACAAGAAGAAATTTTAAAAATTATTCAAAATGATGACTATTTACAAAAAATTTTATATCAATATGAAATTAAACAAACAATATTTGTAATGAATAAAATTATTAACTTTGTTACTAAAGTAGTGGATAAACACGATGATTAA
- a CDS encoding Mbov_0401 family ICE element transposase-like protein, with protein sequence MFTTHKNMYTNKCEQLANEYEKLDEYLYKYHYRLKQGYKVVHFSSRTIITIFGDVTFKRRRYKYWNQKSGKFEYVCLLDKEIGLLPKQRIYFDVQFKVLSLLGDGKRYRDVLDVLNHCYISKASISNILNKYDIAEYFQLAEKETKTSIDVKNKDLYIQLDETFLATSYHKVKQDQRIRLVTFHTGHKEKNYKNARRALENKRGTFLMLKVGKRINTMDYRDLLIRELQKHYVNINYDKIIFCGDGATWIREIANSFGNVRYILDGYHAIKKLKQTAFNIVFENRKVALNSWIKLYKDGNHQELVKTISNIAKNELNKDIKTNLKKTSNYFKKNKHGIYNQNLEWNIGCSIESDVSHLVKQQLGYGAKIYNHKNLNNLLHLRMANLNKLNVLHYINENINSEIKIRKEIYKNSLWNKYDNKNDDSWINYKGNAVTNKYNRWIGNPF encoded by the coding sequence TTGTTTACAACCCATAAAAATATGTACACCAATAAATGCGAACAACTAGCTAATGAATACGAAAAATTAGATGAATATTTATATAAATATCACTATCGCTTAAAACAAGGTTATAAAGTAGTTCATTTTTCATCAAGAACAATTATTACAATTTTTGGTGATGTTACTTTTAAACGACGCCGATATAAATATTGAAATCAAAAATCAGGGAAATTTGAATATGTATGTTTGTTAGATAAAGAAATTGGTTTATTGCCCAAACAACGCATTTATTTTGATGTTCAATTTAAAGTTTTAAGTCTTCTAGGTGATGGCAAGCGCTATCGCGATGTTTTAGATGTTCTAAATCATTGTTATATTTCAAAAGCTAGTATTTCGAATATTTTAAATAAATATGATATTGCCGAATATTTTCAACTAGCAGAAAAAGAAACTAAAACTAGCATTGATGTCAAAAATAAGGATTTATATATTCAGCTAGATGAAACATTTTTAGCAACATCATATCATAAAGTTAAACAAGACCAAAGAATTCGTTTGGTTACTTTTCATACCGGACATAAAGAAAAAAATTACAAAAATGCTCGTAGAGCGTTAGAAAACAAACGGGGTACTTTTCTAATGTTAAAAGTTGGTAAACGAATAAATACGATGGATTATCGTGATTTATTAATTAGAGAATTACAAAAACATTATGTGAATATTAATTATGACAAAATAATTTTTTGTGGTGATGGCGCTACTTGAATTAGAGAAATTGCCAATAGTTTTGGTAATGTTAGATATATTTTAGATGGTTATCACGCTATTAAAAAATTAAAACAAACGGCATTTAATATTGTTTTTGAAAATCGTAAAGTAGCACTAAATAGTTGAATTAAATTATACAAGGATGGAAATCATCAAGAATTAGTCAAAACCATTAGTAATATTGCTAAAAATGAATTAAATAAAGATATTAAAACAAATTTAAAAAAGACTAGTAATTATTTTAAAAAAAATAAGCACGGCATTTATAATCAAAATTTAGAATGAAATATCGGTTGTAGCATCGAGAGTGATGTATCGCATTTAGTAAAACAACAATTAGGATATGGGGCAAAAATATATAATCATAAGAATTTGAATAACCTATTACATTTAAGAATGGCAAATTTAAACAAATTAAACGTATTACATTACATTAATGAAAATATTAATTCAGAAATAAAAATCAGAAAAGAAATATATAAAAATTCATTATGAAATAAATATGATAATAAAAATGATGATAGTTGAATTAACTATAAAGGTAATGCTGTAACAAATAAATATAATAGATGGATTGGCAACCCTTTTTAG
- the ptsP gene encoding phosphoenolpyruvate--protein phosphotransferase, which yields MELKAIGASNGIAIAKVYKLIEQRIEVEKEQVTNIEEQLRNLEQALDISLTEIRKLYTETLKKLGEDKAKIFMAHEQIISDPTIIDEIKQMITSEQVTSSYASFVIANKYIAMFKAMDDAYMRERASDIEDVTNRLIKHLLGIKIQDLAIIDEEVIIVSSDLTPSQTAQLNPEFVKGFLCDIGGRTSHAAIMARSLEIPAIVGLKDITSKVENDELIIMDGKTGVVITNPSSAQQVEWKELQTQWKIKQQQLQKYKDEPTITLDGHKVTLEGNIGSFHDVDSVIDNGGNGVGLFRSEFLYMNSNQWPTEEEQFQAYKAVLEKIPNDMVVIRTLDIGGDKHLSYYQFESEMNPFLGYRAIRLCLDQIDVFKTQLRALLRASVYGKLAIMFPMIATVNEFKEAKAITLQCKEELKQENIAVSDDIQIGMMVEIPVAAVMSDIFSQYADFVSIGTNDLIQYGIAVDRMSPKVSYLYQPYNPGILRLIKMTIDGAHLNKKWVGMCGEMAGEILALPLLLGMGLDYFSMSSTSILEARKIINSLTKKETVILVNEALKCHNENEVITLVTKFLQEKKLI from the coding sequence ATGGAGTTGAAAGCTATTGGTGCTTCAAACGGAATTGCCATTGCTAAAGTATATAAGTTAATTGAACAACGAATTGAAGTTGAAAAAGAACAAGTTACTAATATTGAAGAGCAATTACGAAATTTAGAGCAAGCGTTGGATATATCGCTTACTGAAATTCGGAAATTATATACCGAAACTCTTAAAAAGCTTGGTGAAGATAAAGCTAAAATTTTTATGGCTCATGAGCAAATTATTAGTGATCCCACTATTATTGATGAAATAAAACAGATGATTACTAGTGAACAAGTTACTAGTTCGTATGCGAGTTTCGTTATTGCTAATAAATATATTGCGATGTTTAAAGCGATGGATGACGCTTATATGCGTGAAAGAGCAAGCGATATTGAAGATGTTACTAATCGTTTAATTAAGCATTTATTGGGAATAAAAATTCAAGATTTAGCAATTATTGATGAAGAAGTAATTATTGTTAGTTCTGATTTAACACCATCGCAAACAGCACAATTAAATCCGGAATTTGTGAAAGGATTTCTTTGTGATATTGGTGGTAGAACTTCGCATGCGGCGATTATGGCGCGTAGTTTAGAAATTCCAGCGATTGTAGGATTAAAAGATATTACTAGTAAAGTAGAAAATGATGAACTAATTATTATGGATGGAAAAACTGGTGTTGTCATAACTAATCCTAGTAGTGCTCAACAAGTTGAATGAAAAGAATTGCAAACGCAATGAAAAATTAAGCAACAACAATTGCAAAAATATAAGGATGAACCAACGATAACTTTAGATGGGCATAAAGTTACTTTAGAAGGAAATATTGGTTCTTTTCACGATGTTGATAGTGTTATTGATAATGGTGGCAACGGAGTGGGATTATTTCGTTCGGAATTTTTATATATGAATAGTAATCAATGGCCAACAGAGGAAGAACAATTCCAAGCATATAAAGCTGTCTTAGAGAAAATACCTAATGATATGGTTGTTATTCGGACACTTGATATTGGTGGTGATAAGCATTTATCGTATTATCAGTTTGAATCGGAAATGAATCCTTTTTTAGGTTATCGTGCAATTCGTTTGTGTTTAGATCAGATTGATGTTTTTAAAACGCAATTGCGAGCATTACTAAGAGCATCGGTTTATGGTAAATTAGCAATTATGTTTCCTATGATTGCTACTGTGAATGAGTTTAAAGAAGCTAAAGCCATAACTTTGCAATGTAAAGAAGAATTAAAGCAAGAAAATATTGCTGTTAGTGATGACATTCAAATTGGAATGATGGTTGAAATTCCTGTTGCTGCGGTAATGAGTGATATTTTTTCTCAATATGCTGATTTTGTTTCGATTGGAACTAATGATTTAATTCAATATGGAATTGCTGTTGATCGAATGTCACCGAAGGTATCATATTTATATCAACCTTATAATCCAGGAATATTAAGACTAATTAAAATGACAATTGATGGTGCTCATTTAAATAAGAAATGAGTTGGAATGTGTGGCGAAATGGCAGGAGAAATTTTGGCATTACCATTATTATTAGGAATGGGATTAGATTACTTTTCAATGTCATCAACATCAATATTAGAAGCAAGAAAAATTATTAATAGTTTAACTAAAAAAGAGACAGTTATTCTTGTGAATGAGGCTTTAAAATGTCATAATGAAAATGAAGTAATTACTCTTGTTACTAAATTTTTACAAGAAAAGAAATTAATTTAA
- a CDS encoding IS30 family transposase — protein MGYKHLGIDERIYIENQLKFKVKISEIAKNLNRSISTINREVNRNKDNNHYFSLIAQNKAENRKQLHVYFHKFKNRELVKYVQQKLLLGWSPEQIYGRIKNFHQEWIISFKTIYNWIYSGLLEKVTSKNLRRKGKKRKSQENRGKFNGKSIKERNVNNRITLGHWEGDTVVSSRGKSKSCLITLVERTSRFTLAILVENRTTKVINKNISHYLSILPNNLVKTITFDRGKEFANWQQLEKNLNVKIYFADAYSPWQRGTNENTNGLIREKFPKKFNFSNTTKNAVHKFILSLNQRPRKILNYLSPIEYLVRKII, from the coding sequence ATGGGATACAAACATCTTGGCATAGATGAAAGAATTTATATTGAGAATCAATTGAAATTTAAAGTAAAAATTAGTGAAATAGCTAAAAATCTTAATCGAAGTATTAGTACTATTAATCGAGAAGTTAATAGAAATAAAGATAATAATCATTATTTTTCATTAATTGCACAAAATAAAGCAGAAAATAGAAAACAATTACATGTTTATTTTCATAAATTTAAAAATAGAGAATTAGTAAAATATGTACAACAAAAATTATTATTAGGTTGATCGCCTGAACAAATTTATGGCAGAATTAAAAATTTTCATCAAGAATGAATTATTAGTTTTAAAACAATTTACAATTGAATTTATTCTGGATTACTTGAAAAGGTTACTAGTAAAAATTTAAGAAGAAAAGGTAAGAAACGAAAATCTCAAGAAAATCGGGGTAAATTTAATGGTAAATCCATTAAAGAACGAAATGTTAATAATCGCATAACTCTTGGCCATTGAGAAGGTGATACTGTAGTATCATCACGAGGTAAAAGTAAATCATGTTTAATAACTTTAGTTGAAAGAACATCAAGATTTACTTTAGCAATATTAGTTGAAAATAGAACTACTAAAGTTATTAACAAAAATATTAGTCATTATTTATCAATTCTTCCAAATAATCTTGTTAAGACTATAACATTTGATAGGGGTAAAGAATTTGCTAATTGACAACAACTTGAAAAAAATTTAAATGTGAAAATTTATTTTGCTGATGCATATTCACCTTGACAAAGAGGTACTAATGAAAATACTAATGGTTTAATTAGAGAAAAATTTCCTAAAAAATTTAATTTTTCAAACACTACTAAAAATGCAGTTCATAAATTTATATTGTCTTTAAACCAAAGACCAAGAAAAATACTAAATTATCTTTCGCCAATCGAATATTTGGTTAGAAAAATAATTTAG
- a CDS encoding NTP transferase domain-containing protein — protein sequence MIKRAIIFAAGVGRRLKLNHQHKSLLNINGEILIEKIITNLLVAKVNEIIVITGYRHQDFLYLVDKYVQVKLVHNAQYENGSSAYAGYLVKDYLQDNTIIISGDMVMGRNFFMNLTAKPIMCAVKRVTKKIDWVYNIGNDNNIIGYEKSNNMHKLLLGEWSLLDERWEKAIREQLQIKFAKNEISQYQMVDILIASALKNKIVIAPYILSEDDQWDIDTPEDLEISVAKTIKIS from the coding sequence ATGATTAAGCGAGCGATTATTTTTGCGGCCGGAGTTGGCAGAAGATTAAAATTAAATCATCAACATAAATCATTATTAAATATTAATGGTGAAATTTTAATTGAAAAAATAATAACTAATTTATTAGTGGCTAAAGTTAATGAAATTATTGTTATTACTGGTTATCGTCATCAAGATTTTTTATATTTAGTTGATAAGTATGTGCAAGTTAAGCTTGTTCATAATGCGCAATATGAAAATGGTTCTAGTGCCTATGCTGGTTATTTAGTTAAAGATTACTTACAAGATAATACAATTATTATTAGTGGTGATATGGTAATGGGGCGAAATTTTTTTATGAATTTAACAGCAAAACCAATTATGTGTGCCGTTAAACGAGTAACTAAAAAGATTGATTGAGTGTATAATATAGGTAATGACAATAATATTATTGGTTATGAAAAAAGTAATAATATGCATAAGCTATTATTAGGTGAATGGTCATTGTTAGATGAACGATGAGAAAAGGCGATTAGAGAACAATTGCAAATTAAGTTTGCTAAAAATGAGATTTCTCAATATCAAATGGTGGATATTCTTATTGCTAGTGCTTTAAAAAATAAAATTGTTATTGCTCCTTATATATTAAGTGAAGATGACCAATGAGATATTGATACACCAGAAGATTTAGAAATTTCAGTTGCTAAAACGATAAAAATTTCATAG